Proteins from one Paenibacillus amylolyticus genomic window:
- a CDS encoding polyketide synthase, which produces MEQLLKYIIENTSGGKIDKKTAVDMITLLKQQKKNTREDIAIIGISAHMPMADHVEEFWNNIENKVNSIVEFPEARQEDVLKYVRFKQQDEDGLSFIKGSYLDEVDKFDYRYFKLTPKEAALMSPDQRIFLQTAWEAVEDAGYGGAKLSGSNTGLYVGYYSSTRDNYANIIADVEPESISISVTGNVTAVLAGRISYLLNLKGPSMVVDTACSSSLVAVHMACQSIRSGECDAAIAGGVKVNTLPVFNKYEQFGIESSDGETRTFDDASDGAGVGEGVAAILLKPLSRAIEDGDHIYAVIKGTAANQDGTSIGLTAPNPRAQSEAIVKAWEEAGIDPETIRYIEAHGTATELGDPIEIKGITNAFEQFTSKKQFCAIGSVKSNIGHLYECAGVTGLLKAVMALKHQKLPPSLHFAKPNRNIRFEQTPVYVNTQLRPWDAEEGVPRRCGVSAFGFSGTNCHVVLEEAPAVTVQEPGEDQASGKQLFVCSAQTEEALVRLLQRYELFLKENREVPVANVCYTAATGRGHYEHRLSLLVEDTAQLIHLLEQPWTQLKTQEGVYTGAPAPKPTGAERMASEERERTRRQSSQAQERIKELAANPLVWDESALRELALLYAEGATMDWGS; this is translated from the coding sequence TTGGAACAGTTGCTTAAATATATTATTGAGAATACGTCTGGTGGCAAAATCGACAAAAAAACGGCGGTTGATATGATTACGCTGTTGAAACAGCAGAAAAAGAACACTCGTGAAGATATTGCCATTATCGGCATATCTGCGCACATGCCCATGGCTGATCATGTGGAGGAGTTCTGGAACAATATCGAGAACAAAGTGAATTCCATTGTGGAGTTCCCGGAAGCGAGACAAGAGGATGTTCTAAAATATGTACGTTTCAAACAGCAGGATGAAGATGGGTTAAGCTTTATTAAAGGTTCCTACCTGGATGAAGTGGACAAGTTTGATTATCGCTACTTTAAGCTGACACCCAAAGAAGCAGCCCTGATGAGTCCTGACCAGCGAATTTTTCTCCAGACGGCATGGGAAGCGGTGGAAGATGCAGGTTATGGAGGCGCAAAGTTATCCGGCAGCAATACGGGATTGTATGTAGGATATTACAGCAGCACCCGTGATAATTATGCCAATATTATCGCCGATGTAGAACCGGAATCCATCTCCATCTCGGTAACGGGCAATGTGACTGCGGTACTAGCGGGGAGAATATCCTATCTGCTGAATTTGAAAGGCCCCAGCATGGTGGTGGATACTGCTTGTTCCTCATCTCTTGTTGCTGTTCATATGGCCTGTCAGTCGATCCGAAGTGGTGAGTGTGATGCAGCCATAGCGGGTGGGGTGAAGGTAAATACGCTGCCTGTTTTTAATAAATATGAGCAATTTGGCATTGAGTCTTCCGACGGGGAGACGCGGACATTTGATGATGCCTCGGATGGGGCAGGTGTGGGTGAGGGTGTGGCTGCCATTCTTCTGAAACCGTTAAGTCGGGCCATTGAGGATGGGGATCATATCTACGCCGTCATTAAGGGAACAGCTGCCAATCAGGATGGAACCTCCATTGGGTTGACTGCACCGAATCCGCGTGCCCAATCCGAAGCGATCGTGAAGGCGTGGGAAGAAGCGGGGATTGACCCTGAGACCATCCGTTATATTGAAGCCCATGGTACAGCGACGGAGCTGGGAGACCCCATTGAGATTAAAGGGATTACCAATGCGTTTGAACAGTTTACCTCCAAAAAACAATTTTGCGCGATCGGCTCTGTGAAATCCAATATCGGCCATTTATATGAATGTGCAGGTGTAACGGGGCTGCTCAAAGCAGTAATGGCTTTGAAACATCAGAAGCTGCCGCCGTCTCTTCATTTTGCCAAACCCAACCGCAACATCCGGTTTGAGCAAACGCCCGTGTATGTGAATACACAACTCCGGCCCTGGGATGCGGAAGAGGGCGTCCCGCGCAGATGTGGTGTCAGTGCTTTTGGATTCAGCGGAACCAACTGTCATGTCGTGCTTGAGGAGGCCCCAGCCGTAACTGTACAAGAACCGGGAGAGGATCAGGCTTCAGGCAAGCAGCTGTTTGTGTGTTCGGCTCAGACGGAAGAAGCTCTGGTTCGATTGCTCCAGCGGTACGAGCTTTTCTTGAAGGAGAATCGTGAAGTTCCTGTTGCGAATGTCTGTTATACGGCAGCTACAGGTCGTGGGCATTATGAACATCGTCTGTCTCTGCTTGTAGAGGACACGGCTCAACTGATTCACCTGTTGGAACAACCGTGGACCCAATTGAAGACACAAGAAGGAGTCTATACTGGTGCTCCTGCGCCTAAGCCAACTGGAGCCGAGCGAATGGCATCGGAAGAACGTGAGCGCACCAGACGTCAATCATCCCAGGCACAGGAACGGATCAAAGAACTTGCTGCCAATCCTCTTGTATGGGATGAATCAGCACTTCGGGAACTGGCTTTACTCTATGCCGAGGGTGCAACGATGGATTGGGGCAGCTAA